A genomic window from Halorubrum trapanicum includes:
- a CDS encoding isocitrate/isopropylmalate family dehydrogenase: protein MSHEVVVIEGDGIGREVVPAAVEVLEALPVDFEFVEADAGDATKEATGEALPAETYDLAADADATLFGAAGETAADVILPLRDAVDSFVNVRPAKAYPGVDALRPETDVVFLRENTEGVYSGHEDRLSDDLSTLTRVVTSSASRELAEYACEFVEDGRGPAGDPDEGFTVAHKANVMRETDGRFREEVMTVAAERGVDADEELMDAFATKLPLDPTQYGVVVCPNLAGDVLSDLAAGLVGGLGLLPSANVGHDNALFEPVHGTAPDIAGEGIANPTAAILSAAMLLEYLGHVEAGQRVRDAVEGVLSDGPRTGDLGGAATTDEVTAAIVDRL from the coding sequence GTGAGCCACGAGGTCGTCGTCATCGAGGGCGACGGGATCGGCCGCGAGGTCGTCCCCGCCGCCGTCGAGGTGCTGGAGGCGCTTCCGGTCGACTTCGAGTTCGTCGAGGCGGACGCGGGCGACGCGACGAAGGAGGCGACCGGCGAGGCGCTCCCGGCGGAGACGTACGATCTCGCCGCCGACGCGGACGCGACGCTGTTCGGCGCGGCCGGCGAGACGGCCGCCGACGTCATCCTCCCGCTCCGGGACGCCGTGGACTCGTTCGTCAACGTCCGGCCCGCCAAGGCGTACCCGGGCGTCGACGCGCTCCGCCCGGAGACCGACGTGGTGTTCCTCCGCGAGAACACCGAGGGCGTCTACTCCGGCCACGAGGACCGCCTGTCGGACGACCTCTCGACGCTGACGCGCGTCGTCACCTCGTCGGCCTCGCGCGAGCTGGCCGAGTACGCCTGCGAGTTCGTCGAGGACGGCCGCGGCCCCGCGGGCGACCCCGACGAGGGGTTCACCGTCGCGCACAAGGCGAACGTGATGCGCGAGACGGACGGTCGGTTCCGCGAGGAGGTCATGACGGTCGCCGCGGAGCGCGGCGTCGACGCCGACGAGGAGCTGATGGACGCGTTCGCGACGAAGCTCCCGCTCGACCCGACGCAGTACGGCGTGGTCGTCTGCCCGAACCTCGCGGGCGACGTGCTCTCCGACCTGGCCGCCGGGCTCGTCGGCGGGCTCGGCCTGCTGCCGTCGGCGAACGTCGGCCACGATAACGCGCTGTTCGAGCCGGTTCACGGCACGGCGCCTGACATCGCGGGCGAGGGGATCGCCAATCCGACCGCGGCGATCCTCTCGGCCGCCATGCTGTTAGAGTACCTCGGGCACGTCGAGGCTGGCCAGCGGGTGCGCGACGCCGTGGAGGGCGTCCTCTCCGACGGGCCGCGCACCGGCGACCTCGGCGGTGCGGCGACGACCGACGAGGTCACCGCGGCGATCGTCGATCGGTTGTAA
- a CDS encoding DUF555 domain-containing protein, which translates to MSNYEVAMEAAWLVRDVEETDDAIGVAVSEAGKRLNETDKQYVEVEPGVTGCPACGEPFDAAFLAANTALVGLLLEIDIFNADSEEHAERIAKSEVGGALRDVPLEVIDVYETEGDEDEETAER; encoded by the coding sequence ATGAGCAACTACGAAGTCGCGATGGAAGCCGCCTGGTTGGTCCGTGACGTCGAGGAGACCGACGACGCAATCGGCGTCGCGGTCAGCGAAGCCGGCAAGCGACTCAACGAGACGGACAAGCAGTACGTCGAGGTCGAGCCCGGCGTCACCGGCTGTCCGGCCTGCGGCGAGCCGTTCGACGCCGCGTTCCTCGCGGCGAACACGGCCCTGGTCGGACTCCTCTTGGAGATCGATATCTTCAACGCCGACAGCGAGGAGCACGCCGAGCGGATCGCGAAAAGCGAGGTCGGCGGCGCGCTCCGCGACGTTCCCCTCGAAGTCATCGACGTCTACGAGACCGAGGGCGACGAGGACGAGGAGACGGCCGAGCGATAG